The following is a genomic window from Alkalilimnicola sp. S0819.
GGGAAGAACCCAGCATCCGGCGGCGGGGACCCACTCCAGTTGCGCGCTGGGCGCACACTAAGAATCGGCGCCCTCATCCAGCGAACGGCGCCAAGCCAACAGTTCCTTGTAACGACGCTCCTGACCGTATTCGGTGGGCTGGTAGAACGCCTGCTCGGGAACCTCTTCCGGCCAGCAGTTATGGCGCTGCCCCGCCGGGTAGGCATTGGGCTCATTGTGGGCGTACCGATAACCCTCGCCATGACCCAGGGATTTCATGAGCTTGGTGGGCGCGTTGCGCAGGTACACCGGCACCTCGAAATCCGGGTTCTCCTTGACGAAACGCTGGGCGCCCTTCCAGGCCTTCTCCACCGCGTTGCTCTTCGGCGCCACCGCCAGATGCACGGCGGCGTGGGCAATGGCCCGGCCTCCCTCGTAGTCGCCCAGGCGCAGGAAGGCATCCCAGGCGCTGATCACCAGGGGCAGCGCCCGCGGGTCGGCATTGCCCACGTCTTCGGAGGCAATGGCCGTGAGCCGGCGCACCACATCCAGCGGGTCTCCGCCCCCTTCGATGAAGCGGGCCATATACAACAGCGCGGCATCCGGGCGGGAGGAGCGCACGGATTTGTGGATGGCGGAGAGCAGGTCGTAGTAGGCATCGCCGGATTTGTCGAAGCGCGCCGCCTGATGCCCGATCACTTCCCGTACCGAGTCCTCGTCCAGGCGCTCGCCGCCGGCATCCGCCTGGGTGAAGTCGGCGGCGGTTTCCAGCAAGCCCAGCGCCCGGCGGGCATCGCCCCCGGCGGCCCGGGCGAGGATCTTCAACACCGCCTCCTCGGCCTGGATACGGCGCTCACCCAGGCCCCGACGCTCATCACTCAGCGCCCGGCGCAGCACGCGCAGCAGGTCATCCTCAGCCAGTTTCTTCAGCACATAGACCCGCGCCCGGGAGAGCAGCGCGGAGTTGACCTCGAAGGAGGGGTTCTCGGTGGTGGCACCGATCAGCGTCAGCAATCCGGACTCCACATGGGGCAGCAACGCATCCTGCTGGCTCTTGTTGAGCCGATGGATCTCGTCCAGGAACAGAATGGTGCGCTCCTGGCGAGCCAGCGCCCCGCGGGCCTGTTCCACCGCCTCGCGCAAATCCTTGACCCCCGCCATCACCGCGGAAAGGCGCACCAGCCGGGCGCCGCCCGCCTCGGCGAGAATCTCCGCCAGCGTGGTCTTGCCCACCCCTGGCGGCCCCCAGAGGATCATGGAACGCACGCTGCCGGATTCCACCATGCGTCGCAGCGGCTTGCCCGGCCCCACCAGGGCCTCCTGGCCGATGTAGTCGTCCAGACTGCGGGGGCGCAGTCGGTAGGCCAGCGGCTCGTTGTCCGCCTGAGCGCTGCTGCTGAACAGATCCATGGGTGTCGGCTCCTGAAGATGCGCCTATCAAGGCTGTGGGGCAGCCCGCCATTGTGCCACCGCCGCGCGGGGACGGGGCAAGCGCTGTCGTACGCCCTCGCCTCCCGGCGCGGTACACTGAACGCTGTATCCGCAGTCGGCAAGCCCCGCGATGAGCACTCAGGACCACCTCAATCTGGACGGACGCGCCCTCAAGCTGCTGCTCACCGTGCTGGAGGAGCAGTCGGTTTCCCGGGCGGCGGAGCGGCTGGGGGTGAGCCAATCCGCGGTCAGCCATACCCTGGACAAGCTGCGCGGGCTGCTGGGGGATCCGCTGTTCGTGAAAGCCGGCCGAGGCATACGCCCCACCCCCCACGCCCAGGCCTTGGGCGCGCGTATACGACCGCTGCTGGACGGCCTGCAGGCGCTCACCGTGGCGCCGGCGTTCGACCCGTCCAGCACCCGGGCCCACTTCACCATCGCCGCCAACGATATGCAGCGGGATCTGCTGCTGCCGCAGCTGTTCCGGCGCATGCGCCGGGAAGCACCGGGGGCGGAGCTGAGCATCATTCCCTCGGGGATTCCCAACGCGGACATGCTGCGTGGCGGGGATTGCGATCTGATGATCACCCCCTTTCCACCGGACGATGGCGACATTCGCCAGAAGCGTCTGCTGGACGAGCACCACATCTGTTACTACGACGCCGAGATGCGCGAGGCGCCCCGCAGTACCCAGGAATACCTGGCGGCCCATCATCTCAGTCTGCTGTTCCCCGACGGCGAGCGCTCCAATGTGGATCGCATTCTGGAGAGCCGTGGCCTGCACCGGCGCATCGCGCTGACGGTATCCAACTTCTCGGGGGTGGCGCCTTTCCTCAAGGGCACGGACCTGATCGCCACCTTGCCCAGTCTGCTGCGCTTCTCCACCCTGCAACACCTGCAGTGGGCGCCCGTGCCCGTGGAATTGCCGCGCATCCATCTGTACATGATCTGGCACGAGCGCAGCCACATCGACCCCGCCCAGCGCTGGCTGCGGCAACGCCTGGAAGACATCGCGCAGCAATTGCTGGCCACGTTACCGCCGGATTACTGAATAGTTCCGCCGCCAATCATGCGATTCTCTCATGGGTCGCATGACCGCTTCCCCGCTCATTTTCCTGCGCCTGAACGGTAGGATAGCGGCATCTCATCCCCCACCCCCCGCCGAGGCGCCATGCTCAAGCTACGTTCCACGCCCACCACTCTGATGCTCGCCGCCGCCGTGGCCATAGGCCCCCTGGCACTGGATCTCTACCTTCCGGCCATGCCGGCGATCGGGGAGGCCCTGGGCGTGGGCGCGGACAAGGTGCAGCTCACCCTCAGCGTCTATGTGCTGGGCTTCGCACTGGCGCAGATCCTGGTGGGCCCGCTCTCGGACCGCTACGGACGCAAGCCGGTACTGGTGGGGGGCCTGCTGCTGTTCACCGGCGCCAGCGTGCTGGCGACCTTCGCTCAGAGCATAGAGACCCTGCTGCTTGCCCGCCTGTTGCAGGCGGTGGGCGGCGCCGCGCCCCCGGTGCTGGGCCGCGCGGCGGTGCGCGACATCTATGGCCCCCTGGAGGCGGCGCGGATACTCGCCTACATGGGGCTGATCTTCTCGCTGGCGCCGGCGCTGGCGCCCATCATCGGCGGGCAATTGCTGATCTTCTTCGACTGGCCGTCCAACTTCGCCGCGCTCGCGGTCTACGGCGGCGCGCTGGCGCTGTTGCTGTTCACCTCGCTGCCGGAGACGCTCGCCCCGGAGCACCGGCAATCCATCGCGCCGACGGAAATACTGCGCAACTACCGCACCCTGTGCGGCAACCGATTGTACCTGGGCTACACCCTGATCAATGCCGCCGGCTTCGCGGCGATGTTCGCCTTCATTTCCGGCTCTAGCTTCGTGCTGATCGAATTCCTGGGCATCCCGGCACACCACTACGGCTACTACTTCATGCTGGGTGTGTTCGGTTTCATGGTGGGCAGCTTCATCGCGGGGCGCAACACCCGCCGGCTGGGGATAGACCGGCTGCTGCTGCTCGCCGGGCTGCTCACCGCGGGCGGCGGCGCGCTGATGCTCACCTTTGCCCTGGGCGGCGACTACTCCGCCCTCACCGTGGTGGGCCCGCAGGTCATCATCATGATCGGCGCCGGCATCATCGCCCCCCAGGCCATGGCCGGGCTGATGGGTCCGTTTCCCCACATGGCCGGCTCCGCCTCGGCCCTGGCGGGTTTCCTGCAGATGGTAATCGCCGCCCTCGCCGGCAGTGCCGTGGGGTTCTGGCATGACGGCACACCGCTGTCCATGGCGGCGGTAAGCTGCGTGGCGGGCTGCTCGGCCCTGCTGCTGTATCTGGGCGTCGTACAGCCGGTGCGCCGAGCGCAGCAGCGCCGCGCCGCGAACCAGCCCCCGGCTGGCCAGGTCGTGAAAAGCTGCTGAGCACGGTTATCCGCGAAAAACCAAAAACCCGCCGGTCACAAAGACCGGCGGGTTCCTTGGCGAATGTTTTCCCCGGGCCGCCGGGTGTCGATCAGTCCGCTTTCAGATTCAGGTTCATCAATTCCGGCAGCGCGTGGGTGCGCATCATCGCGGTGGCCATGAACTCCATGGCGCTCACCGGCGCCTCGGGCTGGCCGGTCAGGGTCAGCTCGCCGGGTTCCATGAGGAAGCGCCGAATCTCCGGCAGGGAGGCCTGGACGAAGGCGTTATCACCGGCCTGCTGCTCCAGCTCGCCGAGCATCTGCTGCACGAAGGCCTCCTCGCTCATGTCCTGCTCCGCGGCGCTCTGACTGATCAAGCGGCGCATCAGCGAGGCGTCGGTGTAGCTGAGCGTGAAATCGTCCACCCGGAACGCCGGCAGGCTCTGCGGACCGGTCACGGACTTCTCCAGGTCGAACTCGCTGAGGGTCATGGACAATCCCAGCCCGCCCATCTCGTCGAGCTCGCCGCGCAACCGGCTGAGGTTCAGCACCTGGGTTTCGGGTTCGTAGCGGTAGGCCATCTCGTAGGTGCCCCGGATGCTGTCATAGCCCATGGCACTCAGCATCCGCGCCTGGTCATCGCCCAGTTCGCCGAGATCCTGGCTCACACCCTCGGCGCGCATGCTCAGATAATGGGGCGGATCATTGGCCTTGTCGTATTCGGTGAACAACAACCGCTCAATGCGGGTGGTACCCCCTTCCTGGGCGCTGACCACCATGTCACGCACTTCCACCCGGCGGCCGAACAGGCCCACCTCCACCG
Proteins encoded in this region:
- a CDS encoding replication-associated recombination protein A, with amino-acid sequence MDLFSSSAQADNEPLAYRLRPRSLDDYIGQEALVGPGKPLRRMVESGSVRSMILWGPPGVGKTTLAEILAEAGGARLVRLSAVMAGVKDLREAVEQARGALARQERTILFLDEIHRLNKSQQDALLPHVESGLLTLIGATTENPSFEVNSALLSRARVYVLKKLAEDDLLRVLRRALSDERRGLGERRIQAEEAVLKILARAAGGDARRALGLLETAADFTQADAGGERLDEDSVREVIGHQAARFDKSGDAYYDLLSAIHKSVRSSRPDAALLYMARFIEGGGDPLDVVRRLTAIASEDVGNADPRALPLVISAWDAFLRLGDYEGGRAIAHAAVHLAVAPKSNAVEKAWKGAQRFVKENPDFEVPVYLRNAPTKLMKSLGHGEGYRYAHNEPNAYPAGQRHNCWPEEVPEQAFYQPTEYGQERRYKELLAWRRSLDEGADS
- a CDS encoding LysR family transcriptional regulator, with the protein product MSTQDHLNLDGRALKLLLTVLEEQSVSRAAERLGVSQSAVSHTLDKLRGLLGDPLFVKAGRGIRPTPHAQALGARIRPLLDGLQALTVAPAFDPSSTRAHFTIAANDMQRDLLLPQLFRRMRREAPGAELSIIPSGIPNADMLRGGDCDLMITPFPPDDGDIRQKRLLDEHHICYYDAEMREAPRSTQEYLAAHHLSLLFPDGERSNVDRILESRGLHRRIALTVSNFSGVAPFLKGTDLIATLPSLLRFSTLQHLQWAPVPVELPRIHLYMIWHERSHIDPAQRWLRQRLEDIAQQLLATLPPDY
- a CDS encoding multidrug effflux MFS transporter, coding for MLKLRSTPTTLMLAAAVAIGPLALDLYLPAMPAIGEALGVGADKVQLTLSVYVLGFALAQILVGPLSDRYGRKPVLVGGLLLFTGASVLATFAQSIETLLLARLLQAVGGAAPPVLGRAAVRDIYGPLEAARILAYMGLIFSLAPALAPIIGGQLLIFFDWPSNFAALAVYGGALALLLFTSLPETLAPEHRQSIAPTEILRNYRTLCGNRLYLGYTLINAAGFAAMFAFISGSSFVLIEFLGIPAHHYGYYFMLGVFGFMVGSFIAGRNTRRLGIDRLLLLAGLLTAGGGALMLTFALGGDYSALTVVGPQVIIMIGAGIIAPQAMAGLMGPFPHMAGSASALAGFLQMVIAALAGSAVGFWHDGTPLSMAAVSCVAGCSALLLYLGVVQPVRRAQQRRAANQPPAGQVVKSC